The DNA window CCAATGAAGGTGCAGTTATGCCCTACGGTAACGATGAATTAACCAAGCGATTGTCAGCCAAATTTGCGGAATTATTCGAGACTGAAGTTACGGTTTTTCCAGTTGCAACCGGTTCGGCTGCCAATGCGATCGCTTTATCAGTTATCACACCACCTTTTGGTGCCATTTACTGCCATACCGAATCTCATATTAATCTTGATGAGTGCGGTGCGCCAGAATTTTATACGAACGGTGCAAAATTGATCGCGCTGACCGGTTCTCACGGCAAAATTTCTGCCGATGACTTGACAAAAGCACTCAAAAAAGCAGGCGCAGGCGTCGTTCATCACGTACAGCCAGCCGCAGTCAGTATCACCCAGTCAACCGAAGCGGGAACAGTTTATCAACCTGATGAAATTCAGCAAATTGCTGAGGTTACTCACTCACACAATCTCAGCTTACATATGGATGGTGCTAGGTTTGCCAATGCCGTAGTTAGTTTGAATTGTACACCCGCAGAAATTACCTGGCGTGCTGGTGTTGATGTGCTGTCATTTGGTGCTACTAAAAATGGCGCTATGGCAGCTGAAGCCGTGG is part of the Aerosakkonema funiforme FACHB-1375 genome and encodes:
- a CDS encoding threonine aldolase family protein, yielding MNFCSDNVTGVAPEIMAAIIAANEGAVMPYGNDELTKRLSAKFAELFETEVTVFPVATGSAANAIALSVITPPFGAIYCHTESHINLDECGAPEFYTNGAKLIALTGSHGKISADDLTKALKKAGAGVVHHVQPAAVSITQSTEAGTVYQPDEIQQIAEVTHSHNLSLHMDGARFANAVVSLNCTPAEITWRAGVDVLSFGATKNGAMAAEAVVFFKRELAEMFGYRRKRGGHLFSKMRFLSAQLEAYITDNLWLKNATRANEMAARLAAGLTSLPGVKLCHPVSANEIFIQLPETVIQGLLAAGFLFYLWEGEDATTLRLVTAFNTKEEDVNAFIKTAASYSAVDSNMAIGELTGV